In Tenebrio molitor chromosome 6, icTenMoli1.1, whole genome shotgun sequence, one genomic interval encodes:
- the LOC138133575 gene encoding fatty acid synthase-like yields MLPRKDSIAITGISGRYPNCSNAEELQKSLFAGTDLMTNNHNRWSHESLETSPRLGLVTDFDVFDAASFGINPKDANTYDPTLRKLLEVVFEAVVDAGLNPTELRGTKTGVFLALTKNVYSDVGSTGGIFSRSAAVAANMISYIFDFNGPSMAMDTACSGGLYALTEAVYSIFNDNCTMAVVCAAQSQFDPGESIELLIKYGVLHMDGTCRSFDLNRKGYAKSEAIVAVILQKVEESRRIYVTVSGVGANADGFKRDGIAHPSYQFQLAMLKYVYKKFEINPLEVNYMEAHGTGTVVGDVIEAQAIDEFFCDGRKEPLLIGTVKSNLGHTESASGLVSLTKIIIAIRTGLIPGNLHYENPDPKIKGICEGRLKLMVKNTPLPNGLIGVDAFGWGGTNAHAVVRPHTEKRNITNDLPYRLVNVSGRTKEAVELMLESIVENKANEEFLSLIDHVYNKPIDNQTYRGYAVLSDKSHYEINQSSKKRPIWFVYSGMGSQWPEMAKDLMKIDVFRNTMQKCAAAVKPYGIDLENVVTNGTKETFDNLINTFTAITAVSVSLTDVLTSMKIEPSGFMGHSLGEVGCAYADGLITAEQATLIAYARGYAVATSKIEPGLMAAVGLSAEECSKILPEGLFISCDNSEESVTISGLDQAVTDFCQELTTRGIFNKVVNTANRALHCPLLAPAASKMYNFVKNVLPDSKLRSKRWLSSTVPESEWDSKLGRYNSAEYHYHNYLNRVEFRQLLKYVPKDAILIEVAPMGLLQSILRRALDKSVTLLSLVKPGEDNFDYLLSSVGKLYMNGGSLDLTQFYKTVSFPVSIDTPMISSLIKWDHSVKWHVPKYNAQSSFGSSIDIDMNEQSNHFLEGHAVDGRVVLPASGYLFLVWTTFAKMLEKSFTKLPVIFKNVKTIRQTFLLRNSVTSLVVNICRTSGYFEIHLKDELVPVSTGWIFVHENVEGKSLDNVKSSLPDQYKLKLTSDDFYKFMHLRGFNYDGVFLGVQECDFVGRSAVLKWNENWIAFIDTIIHYVLGVETREHCLPTRFEEIVIHPEKHFKCVALNTLLKLSYDEHIKSVKCGGIEIKHIVGMNVKRHHSSISPVVGRYAFVKNYDTQREMDSFIHSVNVVSQIVTENSVENLNIKIAETDSDKATEILRDMMERVSFKRTTFHKIGPIGKEIDDHYDLLITQDIKPDHMKFIENCSNKVRFIFGKVQNLELTNFEVIYQHVTESGTYVLLRRWVKLPEQYTVIKVNNNNFKWIEDLKAAISKEQNQHSRIYLVNEDFNSGIVGLFNSIRQEHICPNLRIFFIRGDKNMEPFSLRSKFYLEQVRKDMTVNVYQNNSWGTYRFLPLQLSESRLYRNACLIKDNNNVQWMQSSPYLSDIKVTVKCASINELDFLVVNGKAGFYPGDEHLGLEYSGVNKDGITVMGLVQKGAVATSVEAHPYLTWNIPSGLTFEEAATIPLAYTLSYYGIFVQARFSPNDTILIHNCTDGVSLAAVALTLTKSSSVYFVGNSRQTDLLKKHFPKLQEENMIIDSEDNLFYEVIMKKTNGRGVDIIFNCHSSELLRLSTNCVAKGGCFVEIDSDIDMSSDFVIDDFLDKHFSYHNITVSNIFKERMEILSQITETLNDYLKEELIVPLKYRVFDKDDIESVFKHVNNRREKSVMKISSGPENKILALPRTYMDPNKCYVLVGGLGGFGVELANWLVERGATKLVLNSRRGITSGYQSLCLHKWKNQGVTALVDTSDSSNYQEAENLLNAASRIGPVGGIFNSALVLRDEMITQQTAQDFADVLAPKTWSTQNMDILSRKLCPNLDYFVVCSSITSSIGNTGQTNYGFANSAMERICEKRQADGLPGLAIEWGPIGDVGVLAGMKGNVKMLEASTQPIRSILETLDKLLQQDAPVVISCVCTDDNEESSEKKTLIEAIAGLFGIKDVDSIDDSKTLSDLGMDSLLGYEIKYILSKEYNIELGINEIRSTTVEQLKNYHVDV; encoded by the exons AT GTTACCACGAAAAGATTCAATCGCCATCACTGGCATATCTGGCCGTTATCCCAATTGCTCCAACGCCGAAGAACTGCAAAAATCACTCTTCGCTGGTACCGACCTGATGACAAACAACCACAACAGATGGTCCCACGAATCCTTGGAGACATCTCCCCGTCTAGGTCTGGTAAcagattttgacgtttttgatGCCGCCTCTTTCGGAATCAATCCGAAAGATGCAAACACCTACGATCCCACGCTCCGAAAACTCTTAGAAGTTGTTTTCGAAGCAGTAGTGGACGCTGGGTTGAACCCAACGGAATTGCGCGGAACAAAGACTGGAGTGTTTCTCGCTCtcaccaaaaatgtttactctGATGTGGGCTCCACTGGTGGGATATTCTCGCGATCGGCTGCTGTTGCAGCCAATATGATCTCCTACATCTTCGATTTTAATGGACCCAGTATGGCCATGGACACGGCTTGCTCAGGTGGACTGTATGCTTTGACTGAAGCTGTCTACTCCATTTTTAACGACAATTGTACCATGGCTGTGGTGTGTGCAGCACAAAGCCAGTTCGACCCAGGTGAAAGCATCGAGTTGCTGATAAAATATGGAGTGTTGCATATGGATGGAACATGTAGATCGTTTGATTTAAACAGGAAGGGATATGCTAAATCGGAAGCTATAGTAGCTGTGATTTTGCAAAAGGTTGAAGAGAGTAGAAGAATCTACGTTACTGTATCTGGTGTTGGTGCCAATGCTGATGGGTTCAAACGGGATGGGATTGCTCATCCGTCATACCAGTTCCAACTAGCCATGTTGAAATATGTTTACAAGAAATTTGAGATCAATCCATTGGAAGTTAATTATATGGAAGCTCACGGTACTGGTACTGTGGTCGGCGACGTTATTGAAGCTCAAGCTATTGATGAATTCTTTTGTGATGGACGAAAGGAGCCGCTGTTAATTGGAACTGTTAAATCTAACCTCGGTCATACCGAATCTGCTTCGGGTTTGGTCTCTTTGACGAAAATTATTATCGCCATTCGCACTGGACTCATTCCAGGGAATCTGCATTACGAGAACCCCGATCCTAAAATCAAAGGTATTTGTGAAGGACGTTTGAAG CTGATGGTGAAGAATACACCTTTGCCAAATGGTTTAATTGGAGTCGACGCCTTCGGCTGGGGAGGAACAAACGCCCATGCTGTTGTACGTCCACATACTGAAAAGAGGAACATCACCAATGACTTACCCTACCGCTTGGTCAATGTTAGTGGCAGAACTAAAGAAGCTGTGGAACTCATGTTGGAAtcaattgttgaaaacaagGCCAATGAAGAATTCTTGTCGCTAATTGACCACGTATACAACAAACCCATCGATAATCAGACATATCGTGGCTACGCCGTCTTGTCTGACAAGAGTCACTACGAAATTAATCAATCATCGAAGAAGCGTCCAATATGGTTTGTTTATTCCGGCATGGGTTCGCAATGGCCCGAAATGGCTAAAGATTTGATGAAGATTGATGTGTTTCGTAACACCATGCAAAAGTGCGCTGCTGCTGTAAAACCCTACGGAATCGATTTAGAAAATGTTGTCACGAATGGAACGAAAGAAACGTTCGACAATCTTATCAACACTTTTACAGCTATTACTGCTGTTTCGGTGTCTCTGACCGATGTTTTGACCTCCATGAAGATTGAACCTTCAGGGTTCATGGGCCACTCTTTGGGAGAAGTCG GTTGTGCTTATGCCGACGGTTTAATTACCGCTGAACAAGCAACGCTGATAGCTTACGCTCGCGGTTACGCCGTCGCTACTTCTAAGATAGAACCTGGACTGATGGCAGCCGTTGGACTTTCCGCGGAAGAGTGTTCAAAAATACTCCCCGAAGGATTATTCATTTCTTGCGATAATTCCGAAGAGAGTGTGACAATATCGGGACTTGACCAAGCCGTTACAGACTTTTGTCAAGAACTGACCACTCGGGGAATCTTCAACAAAGTTGTAAATACTGCGAATCGTGCTTTACATTGTCCACTTCTTGCTCCAGCGGCCtcaaaaatgtacaatttcgTGAAGAATGTGTTGCCTGATAGCAAGTTGAGATCAAAGCGTTGGCTCTCTTCGACGGTCCCTGAAAGCGAATGGGACAGTAAATTGGGAAGATACAATTCAGCAGAATATCATTACCATAACTACTTGAACAGAGTTGAATTTCGACAGCTGCTGAAATATGTACCCAAAGATGCCATTTTAATCGAGGTGGCACCAATGGGTCTCCTCCAGTCAATTTTAAGAAGAGCACTCGATAAGAGTGTTACGTTGTTGTCGCTGGTCAAACCAGGTGAAGACAATTTCGACTATTTGTTGTCCAGTGTTGGAAAATTATACATGAATGGTGGGAGTTTGGATTTAACGCAGTTTTACAAAACTGTATCTTTCCCAGTTAGTATTGACACGCCAATGATATCTAGCTTGATAAAATGGGATCACAGTGTTAAGTGGCATGTTCCTAAATACAACGCGCAAAGTTCCTTCGGAAGCAGCATTGACATAGATATGAACGAGCAAAGTAATCACTTTCTGGAGGGCCACGCTGTTGATGGAAGAGTCGTTCTCCCTGCCTCAGGATATTTA TTTTTAGTATGGACtacttttgcaaaaatgttagAAAAATCTTTCACAAAGCTAccagtaattttcaaaaatgtgaaaacaatAAGACAGACATTTCTTCTTAGAAATTCTGTTACCAGTTTAGTTGTGAATATTTGTAGAACAAGCGGTTACTTTGAAATACATCTGAAGGATGAGTTAGTACCGGTGTCAACCGGATGGATTTTCGTTCACGAAAATGTCGAAGGAAAATCTCTTGATAACGTAAAATCTTCATTACCTGATCAGTACAAATTGAAACTTACCAGTGACgacttttataaatttatgcATCTGAGAGGTTTCAATTACGATGGAGTTTTCTTAGGAGTGCAGGAATGTGATTTTGTCGGACGATCTGCAGTTTTAAAGTGGAACGAGAACTGGATAGCGTTTATTGATACAATAATCCACTATGTATTGGGGGTTGAAACGAGAGAACATTGTCTTCCTACGCGATTTGAGGAAATAGTCATTCACCCcgaaaaacatttcaaatgtGTAGCTCTAAACACATTGTTAAAGTTGAGTTATGATGAACACATAAAGTCTGTAAAATGTGGGGGTATAGAAATAAAACACATTGTCGGAATGAATGTAAAACGACACCATTCTAGCATATCACCGGTGGTAGGTAGATAcgcttttgtaaaaaattatgacaCACAAAGGGAAATGGATTCTTTCATCCACAGTGTTAATGTTGTTTCGCAAATTGTTACTGAAAATTCTGTTGAAAACttgaatatcaaaattgccGAGACTGACTCAGACAAAGCCACTGAAATACTTAGGGACATGATGGAGAGGGTTAGTTTCAAAAGAACCACATTTCATAAAATTGGCCCAATCGGAAAAGAAATTGATGACCACTATGATCTTCTGATTACTCAGGATATAAAACCCGATCATatgaaatttattgaaaattgtaGCAACAAAGTTAGATTTATTTTTGGCAAAGTTCAAAACTTAGAACTCACAAACTTTGAAGTTATTTATCAACACGTGACAGAATCAGGAACTTATGTTCTTCTCCGACGTTGGGTAAAGCTTCCTGAGCAATACACCGTAATTAAGGTGAACAataacaatttcaaatggatTGAAGATCTAAAAGCTGCCATAAGTAAGGAACAAAACCAACACTCACGAATCTATCTGGTAAACGAAGACTTCAATTctggaattgttggtcttttCAATAGTATTCGCCAAGAACACATCTGTCCAAACCtgagaatattttttataagagGAGATAAAAACATGGAACCATTTTCACTCAgatctaaattttatttggaaCAAGTAAGAAAAGATATGACAGTTAATGTTTACCAAAATAACTCTTGGGGTACGTACCGGTTTCTTCCTTTGCAACTCTCTGAATCACGTTTGTACCGAAATGCTTGCCTCATCAAGGATAACAATAATGTGCAGTGGATGCAAAGCTCTCCGTATTTGTCTGACATAAAAGTGACGGTAAAATGTGCCAGCATCAATGAACTGGATTTTTTGGTGGTCAATGGAAAAGCTGGATTTTATCCAGGTGACGAACATCTTGGTTTGGAATATTCTGGTGTAAACAAAGATGGGATTACGGTAATGGGACTAGTTCAAAAGGGTGCTGTGGCTACTTCAGTAGAAGCTCATCCATATCTCACTTGGAATATTCCCAGCGGTCTGACTTTTGAAGAGGCTGCTACTATCCCCCTTGCTTATACACTT aGCTACTACGGCATATTTGTTCAAGCTAGATTTTCCCCGAACGATACTATTCTTATCCATAACTGCACAGACGGTGTTAGCTTAGCGGCAGTAGCTTTGACACTCACTAAAAGCTCTTCGGTTTACTTTGTTGGCAATTCACGTCAAACAGacttattgaaaaaacattttcctaAATTACAAGAAGAAAACATGATAATCGATTCTGAAGATAATCTATTCTACGAAGTCATAATGAAGAAAACGAATGGAAGGGGTGttgacattatttttaattgccaCTCTTCTGAACTGTTGAGATTGTCAACGAATTGTGTAGCGAAAGGTGGATGTTTCGTCGAAATAGACAGTGACATCGATATGAGCAGCGATTTTGTAATTGATGACTTCTTggataaacatttttcctatcaTAACATCACTGTTTCcaacattttcaaagaaagaatGGAGATTCTGAGTCAAATAACTGAAACTTTGAACGATTATTTGAAGGAAGAACTTATTGTTCCATTGAAGTATAGAGTTTTTGACAAAGACGATATAGAGTCTGTTTTTAAACATGTTAACAATCGTAGAGAAAAATCTGTAATGAAAATATCTTCTGGAccggaaaacaaaattttggctCTTCCTCGCACATACATGGATCCAAATAAATGCTACGTGCTTGTCGGTGGCTTGGGTGGTTTTGGTGTAGAATTAGCAAACTGGCTAGTTGAGAGAGGTGCTACTAAGCTAGTGCTCAACTCTCGTCGTGGCATCACCAGTGGATACCAGTCTTTGTGTCTGCACAAATGGAAGAACCAAGGAGTCACCGCCTTGGTTGATACTTCCGACAGCAGCAACTATCAAGAAGCAGAAAATCTATTAAATGCTGCCTCACGTATTGGTCCTGTTGGAGGAATTTTCAATTCGGCACTAGTTCTGAGGGATGAAATGATCACTCAACAAACTGCACAAGACTTCGCTGATGTTTTAGCTCCCAAAACTTGGAGCACTCAAAATATGGACATTCTCTCCCGAAAGCTTTGCCCCAATTTGGATTATTTCGTTGTTTGCTCGTCAATAACATCAAGCATAGGTAATACAGGTCAGACCAATTACGGTTTTGCGAATTCCGCCATGGAGAGAATTTGTGAAAAACGACAAGCTGATGGATTGCCAGGTTTAGCCATTGAGTGGGGGCCCATCGGTGATGTCGGTGTTTTAGCCGGGATGAAAGGAAACGTCAAGATGCTGGAAGCTTCTACCCAGCCAATACGGTCAATCTTGGAAACTTTAGACAAATTGCTGCAGCAAGATGCACCTGTTGTTATCAGCTGCGTGTGTACCGATGATAACGAGGAATCGAGTGAAAAGAAAACTCTCATTGAAGCAATTGCTGGTCTTTTTGGAATCAAGGATGTAGATTCGATTGATGATTCAAAGACATTGTCCGATTTGGGAATGGATTCGCTTCTGGGTTACGAAATTAAATATATATTATCAAAGGAGTACAATATCGAGCTTGGTATTAACGAAATAAGAAGCACCACTGTGGAACAGCTAAAAAATTATCATGTAGACGTTTAG